From a single Lactococcus allomyrinae genomic region:
- a CDS encoding HesA/MoeB/ThiF family protein yields the protein MKTDKNRYDRQIRVPQIGLAGQEKLTNSRVLIVGCGALGTYAAEQLTRAGVGHLFLIDPDIVEKSNLQRQALFTTADVKFSHFKVFAAREALLAINPEVTITARNESFEHTLFDDFGKLDLVLDCTDNFLARELINEFCLHHDLPFVFASAAGTSGQVMALKPRFGPCLSCIFPDLIELERNCETIGVVTSLIPLISGIEVSLALQILVAPSAVDWETMHIVENWPLNFAQFTIKKQKSCPCCSHDFSVSTDRNLRVERSCGGVYQSTLTHFNLEKFEQFCQMKQWDLKSNSLVLLVKFEHYEITIFRKGRILFYHFEEEKVAQKIFEQIINL from the coding sequence ATGAAAACAGATAAAAACCGCTACGACAGACAAATTCGAGTACCACAAATCGGACTTGCTGGTCAAGAAAAACTAACAAATTCTCGTGTACTCATCGTGGGTTGCGGTGCGCTTGGCACTTATGCCGCCGAACAACTGACTCGCGCTGGAGTTGGACATCTTTTTTTGATTGACCCAGATATTGTTGAGAAATCAAATCTTCAACGACAGGCACTTTTTACAACGGCCGATGTTAAATTTTCTCATTTCAAAGTTTTTGCAGCACGAGAGGCACTACTTGCAATTAATCCCGAAGTCACAATCACGGCTCGTAATGAATCTTTTGAACACACGCTTTTTGATGATTTTGGAAAGCTTGATTTGGTACTTGATTGTACCGACAACTTTTTAGCACGAGAGTTGATTAACGAGTTTTGCTTACATCATGATTTACCTTTCGTATTTGCCTCTGCCGCAGGAACCAGCGGACAAGTAATGGCGCTCAAACCTAGATTTGGACCTTGTCTATCTTGTATCTTTCCTGATTTAATTGAACTTGAGCGAAATTGTGAAACAATCGGTGTAGTGACTTCTTTGATTCCTTTAATTTCAGGAATAGAAGTGAGCCTTGCCTTACAAATTTTAGTGGCTCCTTCTGCAGTTGATTGGGAAACCATGCATATTGTTGAAAATTGGCCTTTAAATTTTGCTCAATTTACAATCAAAAAGCAAAAATCTTGCCCTTGTTGCAGTCATGATTTTTCTGTCAGTACTGACAGAAATCTGCGGGTAGAACGGAGCTGTGGCGGAGTTTATCAGTCTACACTTACTCATTTTAACCTTGAGAAATTCGAACAATTTTGTCAAATGAAACAATGGGACTTAAAATCAAATTCACTTGTTCTTTTAGTCAAATTTGAACATTATGAAATTACAATTTTTAGAAAGGGACGCATTTTGTTCTATCATTTTGAAGAAGAAAAGGTCGCTCAAAAGATTTTCGAGCAGATTATAAATTTATGA